GGGATTAAAGTTAGCCGTTGGATTACCATGCACGGTTTTGCTTTTAATGTTTGTCCTGATATGACAGGCTTTCAACATATTGTTCCCTGCGGTATTGCAGATAAACCAGTCGCTAGTTTAGCCGAATGGATTCCTGATATTACCTGCGAAGAGGTGCGTCCTCATATTGTTCAATGTTTTGCAGATGTGTTTGGTGTTGATGTCGTAGAATCCACTGAATAATTGCAATTTAACAATTTTTTTCTGGTGACAGTTGATTTCGTTTGAAATACTACTTAGTATCCATCAATGTGACTTTGTTCTATATCTAACCAAGTTAAAATATGGTGGTTTACCAACAAGGCGACAAATTTGTTACAGGAATCAACTCAAATCTTGCGTGTGAACTCTCTAATCAATCTACAAATGTATGCACCTGTGTTAAATTCACTTAGACAACGCGACTGGAAAGCGTTGATAGAACTTTTTGACAGAGAAGATAGCGACGAAATTGAAGCTGACATCAACAACAATTTGCACTTGAGGACTCCTGAACCTTGTTGGGAAGATGATCCGTTTGATTTCTTGCGGGAATTTTTGTAAAAGTATGAAATTTCATACTTCATACTTTGTCAAGGCGACTAAGGAAAGTACGCAGGCGATCGCTTTGCGGATTTGTGATCACTTCGTAAGCTGCGCCTTGTTCGGCGACAACACCTTTATCCATAAATATCACCCGATGGGCGACTTCTTTAGCAAATTGCATTTCATGAGTGACGACTACCATTGTCATTCCCTCGGCGGCTAATTGCTGCATAACTTGTAAAACTTCACCGACAAGTTCAGGATCTAAAGCGCTGGTAGGCTCATCAAATAGCATAATCTGGGGATTCATACATAAGCTACGGGCGATCGCCACTCTTTGCTTTTGTCCGCCAGATAGTTGTTCGGGATAAGCTGAGGCTTTATCAAATAAACCCACTTTTTCTAAATATAAACCCGCGAGTTGGGCGCTTTCTTTGGCAGTTTTGCCTAAAACTTTTCGCGGCGCTAGTGTGAGATTTTCTAAAACGCTGAGATGGGGAAACAAGTTGAATTGTTGAAAAACCATTCCCACTTGGGTTCGCAGTTGGCGTAGTTGTTGAGTCTGGAAATTCGGTTGAGATAACTCCATTCCGTTCACTACCAAAGAACCGTGATCAATTCTTTCTAAACGGTTAAAGCATCGCAGTAAGGTACTTTTACCACAACCAGAAGCACCAATCACCGCCACAACTTCCCCTGATTGAATTTCGCCTGTGATTCCTTTGAGAACTTTCAGGGAACCAAAGTTTTTTTCAATATTTTCAAAAATAATGATAGGGTTAGAATTTTTCATAGCCCATTATAAATAAAGATGATTAGATTAAATTTTAGGCGTTGGTGGCGCTGGTTGTTGGTGGTTGGTTTGAGTTGTGCCTTACTAACTGGGTGTAGTGTGAATGATAGTACTGGCAAAACTCTGCGGGTAGCAACTGAACCAGCGTTTCCACCCTTTGAGTTTCAAGGCGCAGGCGGCAAATTGCAAGGTTTTTCCTATGATTTAATGAATGCGATCGCCTCTGCTGCTAATTTTAAAGTAAATTTCCAAAGCATCCCTTTTGATGGGATTATTCCCGCAGTCCAAGCTAAAACCATCGATGCGGCGATTAGTTCCATCACCATTACTAAAGAACGCGCCCAGACAGTTGATTTTTCCCGTCCTTATTTTAAAGCGGGATTGGCGATCGCAGTTCGTAACAACAATCAAGATATAACTAGTTTGGATAGTCTCAAGAATAAAAAACTAGCCGTCCAAATTGGCACAACTGGCGCAGAAAAAGCTAAAAGTATTCCCGGAGTCCAGATTCGCAGTTTTGATTCTGCACCTCTAGCCTTGCAAGAATTAGTTAATGGGAATGTGGATGCGGTAATTAATGATGCACCTGTAACTTTATATGCCATTAATACTGGCAATCTCCAGGGTATTAAAGTTATTCAACAATTACTCACAGAAGAATATTACGGAATTGTCACTGCTAAAAACTCGCCAAATTTAACACTCATTAATGATGGTTTAGATAAAATCCTCAAAAATGGTGAGTATTCCCAAATCTACAAAAAATGGTTTAAAGCAGAACCACCATCATTACCTACCAAGTCTCCTTTTGAAAATCAGGCTAATGGAAATAAAGCTAATTTATTCACCTCATTAAATGTAATTTGGCGGGCTTTTCCCCTACTATTACAAGGTGCATTAGTAACACTGCAATTAACAATTCTTTCTGTTGTGCTGGGTTTAGTTGGTGGTTCCCTAATAGGAATTGTTCGCCTTTCTCTGATTAAACCTGTGCGTTGGTTAGCAAGAGCATATATAGATTTCTTTCGCGGAACGCCTTTGCTGGTGCAGATTTTTATGATTTATTTTGGCATACCAGCACTTGCTCAGCAACTTGGTTTTACCTTGAACTTTAACCCCTTAGTTGCAGGAGTACTCGCTTTAAGTTTAAATAGCGCCGCCTATATTGCCGAAATTGTCCGCGCCGGGATTCAATCAATTGAACCAGGACAAACTGAAGCCGCGCAATCACTTGGTTTAAGTGCAACAGAAACTATGGTTTATGTAATTTTTCCCCAAGCTTTCCGGCGGATGATTCCACCTTTGGGTAATGAATTTATTAGCTTATTAAAAGATACCAGCTTGGTTTCAGTTATTGGTTTTGAAGAATTGCTACGTAAAGGACAATTGATTATCGCCGGGAACTATCGTGCCTTTGAAATCTATGCCGGTATAGCTTTAGTTTACTTGTGTTTGACACTGCTTTCTTCCCAAGTATTTAGCAAATTAGAAGTGTGGATGAATCCGCTGAGACGGCAGAAAAAGTACAATATTAATTCTTATACCAATTCCCC
This window of the Nostoc sp. HK-01 genome carries:
- a CDS encoding ABC transporter-related protein, whose product is MKNSNPIIIFENIEKNFGSLKVLKGITGEIQSGEVVAVIGASGCGKSTLLRCFNRLERIDHGSLVVNGMELSQPNFQTQQLRQLRTQVGMVFQQFNLFPHLSVLENLTLAPRKVLGKTAKESAQLAGLYLEKVGLFDKASAYPEQLSGGQKQRVAIARSLCMNPQIMLFDEPTSALDPELVGEVLQVMQQLAAEGMTMVVVTHEMQFAKEVAHRVIFMDKGVVAEQGAAYEVITNPQSDRLRTFLSRLDKV
- a CDS encoding polar amino acid ABC transporter inner membrane subunit produces the protein MIRLNFRRWWRWLLVVGLSCALLTGCSVNDSTGKTLRVATEPAFPPFEFQGAGGKLQGFSYDLMNAIASAANFKVNFQSIPFDGIIPAVQAKTIDAAISSITITKERAQTVDFSRPYFKAGLAIAVRNNNQDITSLDSLKNKKLAVQIGTTGAEKAKSIPGVQIRSFDSAPLALQELVNGNVDAVINDAPVTLYAINTGNLQGIKVIQQLLTEEYYGIVTAKNSPNLTLINDGLDKILKNGEYSQIYKKWFKAEPPSLPTKSPFENQANGNKANLFTSLNVIWRAFPLLLQGALVTLQLTILSVVLGLVGGSLIGIVRLSLIKPVRWLARAYIDFFRGTPLLVQIFMIYFGIPALAQQLGFTLNFNPLVAGVLALSLNSAAYIAEIVRAGIQSIEPGQTEAAQSLGLSATETMVYVIFPQAFRRMIPPLGNEFISLLKDTSLVSVIGFEELLRKGQLIIAGNYRAFEIYAGIALVYLCLTLLSSQVFSKLEVWMNPLRRQKKYNINSYTNSP